Proteins from a single region of Alphaproteobacteria bacterium:
- a CDS encoding pentapeptide repeat-containing protein encodes MANTLDKKHLTPISQTELDVAIKKHAMYASAKVGGARAILSYKDLSGLVLRGVDLSSADFSGSLFYDADMRNCKMEGSVFFCANLQKAHLNDARLARIDLRGANVQGVDFSGADLTQADMREGSMATKDRRGNIKVKPLGGAASGKADSKKTDVPVYTDDVDAREALFIGTKMHRAMLRGARMQGAIFENADLTGAQMDGASLREAVLLNTTLDGIELSQVDFAHALRDEIQGLGIEDTFEPLPQLFTKHAVWVESGGVIGTRLDLTRYDLRAHKSQYIDFKEQNLIMMKARQAIFYHVRFSGAQIQACDFRNCDFRLALFDKADLRGSDFSGSNMMRARFQLALLYPLKLPDGRIVPTNMSNCNLRYADFTGADLKSVNFTGADLSYADMRGTNLAGADITGAITENTLF; translated from the coding sequence ATGGCTAATACCCTCGATAAAAAACATTTAACCCCCATTTCGCAGACCGAACTTGATGTCGCAATCAAGAAGCATGCCATGTATGCCAGTGCCAAAGTGGGCGGTGCTCGCGCCATCCTGAGTTACAAGGATTTATCGGGTTTGGTGTTACGCGGTGTTGATTTATCCAGCGCTGATTTCAGCGGATCATTGTTTTATGATGCTGATATGCGCAATTGCAAAATGGAAGGAAGCGTTTTCTTTTGCGCCAATTTGCAAAAAGCGCATTTGAATGATGCGCGCCTTGCCCGTATTGATTTGCGTGGTGCCAATGTTCAGGGTGTTGACTTCTCCGGCGCGGATCTAACGCAAGCCGATATGCGCGAAGGTTCAATGGCAACCAAAGATCGTCGCGGCAATATCAAAGTAAAGCCGCTTGGCGGAGCAGCTTCGGGAAAAGCCGATAGCAAGAAAACCGATGTTCCTGTTTATACGGATGATGTGGATGCTCGTGAAGCACTATTTATTGGTACAAAAATGCACCGCGCGATGTTACGCGGTGCAAGAATGCAGGGTGCAATTTTTGAAAACGCCGATTTAACTGGCGCGCAGATGGATGGCGCAAGCCTGCGCGAAGCTGTGCTGCTTAATACGACACTGGATGGCATTGAATTATCGCAGGTTGATTTTGCCCATGCCCTGCGGGATGAAATTCAAGGTCTTGGCATTGAAGATACGTTTGAGCCCCTGCCGCAACTGTTCACTAAACATGCAGTATGGGTCGAAAGCGGCGGGGTGATTGGAACGCGGCTTGACTTAACGCGCTATGATTTGCGTGCCCATAAAAGCCAGTATATTGATTTCAAGGAACAAAATTTAATTATGATGAAGGCGCGTCAGGCGATTTTCTATCATGTGCGGTTCAGCGGGGCGCAAATTCAGGCCTGTGATTTCCGCAATTGCGATTTCCGCCTTGCCTTGTTTGACAAGGCCGATTTGCGTGGCAGTGATTTTTCGGGTTCGAACATGATGCGCGCACGCTTTCAATTGGCGTTGCTTTATCCGTTGAAACTTCCTGATGGTCGGATTGTACCAACCAACATGAGCAATTGTAATCTGCGCTATGCAGATTTTACCGGTGCGGATTTAAAGAGCGTGAATTTTACCGGCGCCGACCTTTCCTATGCCGACATGCGTGGCACGAATCTGGCGGGCGCAGACATTACCGGCGCAATCACTGAAAACACGCTTTTTTAA